Within the Rhodopirellula halodulae genome, the region TGCCTTGGCAGTTGCTGGCAAACATCAATGAAGTGGAAGACCCGATCACCGTCCTGCCGGGAACCGATTTGAAAGTCGTCCGCGGACCGTTCCGAGCAGACGTCGATTTGAAAAACCAAGAACTGACGATGTTCTTGGGCGATTTGTATGCCGGCCGATTCAGTATCGCCGTGGGCAGCGACCCGTCACCGCGTCCCGGGTCCTACACCATCCAAGAAAAACAATCGGCCAAAACCTACTATGACATGTCGGGCACGCCGATTCCTCCTGGCAACCCACGCAATCCCTATGGCTCGATGTGGATCGATTTGGGATCGGGGTTGAGTATCCATGGCAGCCCTGAAGCGGAAAGCCCAACCAATCAGGGCTGCATCAGCGTTGCCGGCAACTACTCACGCGACGTGTTTGGCATCCTCTCCGAAGGATCCTCCGTCACGATTCGCTGATTGCGACGATCGCTTCATCGAAGCGATTCGTTTCAGATACCGTTGGTTCAACCCATCGGTCCAAAGAATCAGTCGCGGGCCGCATTCACTCGTCAGCCGTGACTGTTTCGCAGTCGATCAATTTGACCGACGATTCAAACGCATCATCGCGGCAAGCTCCACCAGGTTACGAAGCGAATCACAGTGAGCTGTGTAGCGAAGCCGCGGGCGCAGTTTGTCGGATAGAGCCCGCCCGCCGATCAGCAACGGAACGTCCTCGCCCAGCGATTCGGCGAATTGATTCTGAGCCGCCACGAACATGCCTGGCTCGCTGACCGACGACACGCTAAGCCAGACCATTTGCGGGTCATAATCGAGTGCCGCTTGGATGAAGCTTTCCATCGGCAGATCATTTCCCAAGCTGGTCGCATTCCACCCGACTTCGCGTAGCGCCAATTCCACCAACATCGTTGGCAACTGATATGGATCACCTTCGGGTGCACCACCAATTGCAACGGGAGCGGAGCCGCCGGGAGCCGGAATCTCACTGCGAAGCTCGTAAATCAGTCGCATGGCGATGTCGCATCCTCGACGCTCCTGATAGACGTCAAGCGTATTGCAATCCCAGGCTTCTCCGAATCCAT harbors:
- a CDS encoding helix-turn-helix domain-containing protein — its product is MLSTVYTGNVHAVRLKRSSAFAKPLAFFFPSSHRFSPVAARQPQFSPKQIAAAMNVSESSVKRWCDNGTIPVIKTAGGHRRITLDSLQAFVSGGDRCLIRPELLGLPPLAIQRETRIEGSSDPLSENFRHALAEGDESLCRDLMQQKIASGATRSEAAEALITDAMHGFGEAWDCNTLDVYQERRGCDIAMRLIYELRSEIPAPGGSAPVAIGGAPEGDPYQLPTMLVELALREVGWNATSLGNDLPMESFIQAALDYDPQMVWLSVSSVSEPGMFVAAQNQFAESLGEDVPLLIGGRALSDKLRPRLRYTAHCDSLRNLVELAAMMRLNRRSN